In Nocardioides sp. JS614, the sequence GGCCCAGGCAGCGCCGGGCCCGGTCGCGCAGCTGGTCGACCTCGTCGCGCCGGGCGTCGAGGAGCATCCGCGGGTCGGCCAGCGCCGGCCGGGAGCGGAGCCCGTCGAGGCCCGCCTGTTCCCGGGCGATCCACCTGGCCAGTGCGCCGCGCGCCCGCTCCCGGGCACGGCGCACGTTGCGCTGCTCCTCGGCCACGTCCGGGACCACGAGCTTGGCGGCATCCGTGGGCGTCGAGGCGCGGACATCGGCGACCAGGTCGAGCAGCGGGGAGTCGGGCTCGTGGCCGATCGCGGAGACCAGCGGCGTGCGGATCCGGTGCACCGCGCGGATCAGCGCCTCGTCGGAGAACGGCAGCAGGTCCTCGACCGAGCCGCCGCCCCGGGCGACCACGATCACCTCGACCGCCGGATCACGGTCGAGGCGCTCGACCGCCTCGATCACCTCGCTGGCCGACCGCGGCCCCTGCATCGCGGCGTACGCGATCTCGAAGGCGACGGCGGGCCACCGGCGGCGGGCGTTCTCGAGCACGTCGCGCTCGGCGGCGCTGTTGGGGGCGGTGACCAGGCCGACGGTGCCGGGCAGGAACGGCAGCGGTCGCTTGAGCTCGGCGGCGAAGAGTCCCTCGGCAGCCAGCAGCTGGCGCCGTCGCTCGAGCCGGGCGAGCAGCTCGCCCAGGCCGACCATGCGGATCTCGCGGGCGTACAGCGAGAGCGTGCCGCGGTTGGCGTAGTACGACGGCTTCGCGTGCAGGACCACGCTGGCGCCCTCGACCAGGGGCGGGTTCAGGCCGTCGAACAGCGTGCGCGAGCAGGTCACCGGCACCGAGATGTCGGCGACGGCGTCGCGCAGGGTGAGGAACACCGTGTTCAGGCCGGGTCGCCGGCTGACCTGCGCCACCTGGCCCTCGACCCACACCGCGCCGAGCCGGTCGACCCAGCCGGCGATCGCGTTCGCGATCTGCCGGACCGGGGCCGGCGACTCGAGCGAGCTCTCCAGGGCCATGGCCGGGACCCTACCGAGCAGCGCCGACAGACTGCTTCTTCCACGATGGGCCCGGGCCCGGGGCCGGGGCCGGGGCATGGCCAGTCTCGGGCACCGGGCCGACGGGCGGCGGGCGCTCTCCACAGGCCCGGTCCGTAGACTCGGGGTCATGACGGACCTCGCCACCCCACGCACGCTGACCGAGGCGGAGAAGTCGGTCCTGCTGGCCGCGCCGCGCGGCTACTGTGCCGGCGTCGACCGGGCGGTGATCACCGTCGAGAAGGCACTGGACCTGTACGGCGCGCCCGTCTACGTGCGCAAGCAGATCGTGCACAACAAGCACGTGGTCGCCGACCTCGAGTCCCGCGGCGCGATCTTC encodes:
- the xseA gene encoding exodeoxyribonuclease VII large subunit; protein product: MALESSLESPAPVRQIANAIAGWVDRLGAVWVEGQVAQVSRRPGLNTVFLTLRDAVADISVPVTCSRTLFDGLNPPLVEGASVVLHAKPSYYANRGTLSLYAREIRMVGLGELLARLERRRQLLAAEGLFAAELKRPLPFLPGTVGLVTAPNSAAERDVLENARRRWPAVAFEIAYAAMQGPRSASEVIEAVERLDRDPAVEVIVVARGGGSVEDLLPFSDEALIRAVHRIRTPLVSAIGHEPDSPLLDLVADVRASTPTDAAKLVVPDVAEEQRNVRRARERARGALARWIAREQAGLDGLRSRPALADPRMLLDARRDEVDQLRDRARRCLGHALDRAADDIGHHRARARALSPLATLQRGYAVLQDADGHVVTSVGAVAPKQQVSVRVADGRIHATTTSTEELDVQEG